Genomic window (Thermovenabulum gondwanense):
TGAGTTTATCTCCCACTTCAAGGGTAATGACATCATCCTTAATATTAAGTATTCTACCGTAGATTCCTCCTATTGTGATTACATCGTCTCCCTCTTTCAGGCTCTCCAGCATCATTTTTCTTTCTCTGTCTCTTTTTTGCTGAGGCCTAATTAATAGAAAGTAAAAAATAGCAAATATAAGTATTAAAGGCCCGAATTGTTGTAAGAAAATCGTACTGTTCAACTAAGGATCACACCCTTCCCAAAATTACTATAAAAATGCATATTAGTTAATTCGATAAATTTTTAAAAAATCCTTTTTTTATAGCTCATCTTCATAACCAAACTTTTTAAAAAATTCCTCTTTCAATTCCAGTAAATAATCCCCTTCAATAGCTTTTCTTATTTCTTCCATGATTTTTAAAAGAAAATGCAGGTTGTGATAGGTAGTTAACCGTAACCCCAGAATCTCTCCGGCATTCAATAAATGTCTTATATATGCCCTGGAAAAATTTTTACAAACATAACAATCACACTCGGGATCAAGAGGAGAAAAATCCTTTGCATATTTTGCATTTCTTACCACAAGCTTTCCTTTTTTGGTAAACACCGTCCCATGCCTTGCAATCCTTGTAGGAAGTACACAATCAAACATGTCAATTCCTCTTATTACTCCTTCAAATAAGGCATCGGGAGACCCTACTCCCATTAGGTACCGGGGTTTATTCTCTGGTAAAAGAGGCACCGTGTAGTCTAATACCTTATACATTTCCTGTTTTGGTTCTCCTACGCTCAATCCTCCTACGGCATAGCCCTCAAAATCTAAATCCGTTATATCCTTTGCACTCTTTTTTCTTAATTCTTCAAATAATCCACCCTGTACTATTCCAAAAAGTGCCTGTTCGCTTTTTTTATGGTGCTTTTTGCATCTTTGAGCCCATCG
Coding sequences:
- the yajC gene encoding preprotein translocase subunit YajC is translated as MNSTIFLQQFGPLILIFAIFYFLLIRPQQKRDRERKMMLESLKEGDDVITIGGIYGRILNIKDDVITLEVGDKLKIKVTRSAIGTVLKKSDKADNKDKT
- the tgt gene encoding tRNA guanosine(34) transglycosylase Tgt — encoded protein: MKFEVIKFSEKTRARRGKIFTFHGEIDTPVFMPVGTQASVKTMAPHELEELGAKIILGNTYHLYLRPGHKLIEEAGGLHKFMNWRGSILTDSGGYQVFSLGELREIREEGVTFRSHIDGSIHFISPEISIEIQNSLGADIIMCFDECIPYPSTYEYVKNSVERTTRWAQRCKKHHKKSEQALFGIVQGGLFEELRKKSAKDITDLDFEGYAVGGLSVGEPKQEMYKVLDYTVPLLPENKPRYLMGVGSPDALFEGVIRGIDMFDCVLPTRIARHGTVFTKKGKLVVRNAKYAKDFSPLDPECDCYVCKNFSRAYIRHLLNAGEILGLRLTTYHNLHFLLKIMEEIRKAIEGDYLLELKEEFFKKFGYEDEL